The Sediminicola sp. YIK13 genomic sequence AAGTATTGGTCTTTGTATTTTTTATCATCGTCATTTCTGTATTATTGGGCACGGTCATGTACATAGTAGAAGGCCCTGAAAATGGATTCAATAGCATTCCACATAGTGTTTATTGGACCATCGTGACATTGACAACGGTGGGCTATGGCGATATTTCTCCACAAACCGCTTTAGGCCAGTTTCTTGCAAGTCTTATCATGATCATTGGATATGGAATTATTGCGGTCCCCACAGGTATCGTATCAGCTGAATACACCAGTGAGATGAACAGGAGAAATGCAGGTACGGACAATGGACGGGCTTGCAGAACCTGTGGTACGGAAGTGCTAAGAAAAGATGCTGACTTCTGTAGAATATGTGGCTCCAATTTAAATGAGGATTAATGGCTGACAAATGGCTAATATCAATTGTTGGTCCAACGGGCATAGGTAAAACATCTTTGGCTATCAAACTGGCCCAGTACTTTGAAACAGAGATCATATCGGCCGATTCTAGGCAGTTTTTTAAGGAAATGACCATTGGCACAGCAGTTCCCTCAAAAGAAGAGCTAGGGGCGATAAAACATCATTTTATCCAAAACATCAGCATCTTTGATGAATATTCTGTTGGAGATTTTGAAAGGGATGCCATTGCTTTACTACATGGGCTATTCAAAAAAAAGAACATCGTGATCATGGTTGGAGGCAGCGGACTCTATATTGATGTTGTAACAAAAGGACTGGACAAGTTTCCAGAAGTTGACCCTAATATCAGGACAGAACTAAACAAGCTTTTGGAAGAACAGGGTATTACCGTATTGCAAGAACAATTGTCCAACCTGGATCCGGTCTACTTCAACAAAGTGGATACAGAAAATCCCCATCGATTAATAAGGGCCCTTGAAATATGCCTGGGAACTGGAAAACCTTTTTCAGCTTTTTTAAAGCAGAAAAAAGTAAAAAGGGATTTTAAGACCATTAGTATTGGCATAGATGCGGAACGTCATGTTATTTATGAACGCATCAACCAACGCGTAGATTTAATGGTAGAAGCGGGTTTGGTAGATGAAGTTAGGACCCTTGAACCACATAAATCATTTAATGCCCTTCAAACTGTTGGTTATAGGGAACTTTTCAAATATTTTGAAGGAGATTGGACTTTGGATTTCGCCATTTTAGAAATCAAAAAGAATACCAGAAGATTTGCGAAAAGACAATTGACATGGTTCAAGAAAAATGAAAATACAATTTGGGTAGACTATCAGGAGGACTTACCTTCCGTAGTAGGCAAAATTAAGCAAAAGTTTAAAATATAATTTGTGGATAAAACTTCCAAATATGTTCTTTTTGTAATGGGCGTTTCTGGTTCAGGGAAATCCACTATAGGAAAACTATTGGCCACAGCATTAGACTACCCTTTTTTTGATGGAGACAATTTTCATCCAGATTACAATATTAAAAAGATGGCTTCGGGCAAACCTTTAAACGACAAAGATCGTTATGAATGGCTACTGACATTAAATGAATTGGCAAAAAATCATGTGGCAAAAGGTGCTGTTATTGCTTGTTCTGCCTTAAAGGAAAGCTATAGAGACCTCTTACAAAAAAATATTGATACCAAGGTTCATTACATTTATTTAAAGGGCTCTTTTGAAGAAGTCCTTGAAAGGTTACAAGAAAGAAAGGGACACTATATGCCACAGGAATTGCTACAATCCCAATTTGAAGCGCTTTCACCACCCAAAAATGCTATTGTAGTTGATATTAAAGAGCAACCACAAAAAATAGTAGATACAATTTTGATCGCCTTAGAAAAATAGAAATAATACCAGCTTACAAATAGTTCAATTCACTTAAAATGATGGAATCCCAATTGATATTAGCAGTCATACTCGGTATTGCCGTACTCTTATTTTTAATTTTAAAATTAAAGATCAATGCCTTTATTGCCCTATTGATTGGTAGTATTATCGTAGGCATTTCTGCTGGTCTCGATGCTGAACAGATCATGAGAACTGTTCAGGAGGGAATGGGAAACACCCTAGGGTTTGTCGCCACAGTTGTTGGCCTTGGGGCCATGTTTGGTGCTATATTGGAATATTCCGGTGGTGCTAAGACCATTGCCAACTTTATGATTTCAAAATTTGGTGTGCAAAGAGCACCATTGGCCATGGTCATCTCAGGCTTTCTAATAGCCATCCCCGTATTTTTTGATGTGGCCTTCATCATATTGGTGCCCATGATTTATGCATTACAAAGAAAAACAGGGAAGTCATTGTTATTATATGCCATTCCATTACTTGCAGGTTTGGCCATTACCCACGCCTTTATACCTCCCACCCCGGGACCAATTGCCGTGGCTAATATCATTGGGGCTGAATTGGGATGGGTAATTTTAATCGGATTTATTGTTGGTATCCCAACAGCTCTTGCCAGTGGTCTCCTATTTGGAAAGTATATTGCAAAAAGAGTACATGTAGAGGCTCCAAAAGAAATTGAAAAGGGGGAAGAAACAGATCTCCCCCACATAGGTATAACCTTATGGATCATAAGTGTCCCCATATTTTTGATCTTGTTAAATACGGTTTCGAACAGTGATTTAATGGCGCTTGAGAACAAATCGATCCTAAATGGCATCTCCTTAGTGGGCCATCCATTTACTGCCCTTATTATTGCCAATATACTCGCGTGGTACTTTTTCGGGATTAAAAGGGGTTTTAGCAGGGAAAAATTATTTAAGATCACCTCCAAATCTCTGGAACCTGCGGGCACAATAATCCTTTTGACTGGGGCCGGAGGTGTCTTCAAACAAGTCCTCACCAATACTGGGGCCGGAGAATTACTGGCTACCTCTTTAAGTAATGCAGGTATTCCATTGCTGGCTTTTGCTTTTATAAGTGCGGCCATAGTAAGGATTATTCAAGGATCCTCTACCGTGGCAATGATCACAGCAGCTGGCTTAGTAGCCCCTTTAATGGCAAATACTACATTAAGTGGTCCCCAACTGGGCTGTATGGTCATCGCTATAGCTTCTGGCGCCAGTATCTTCTCCCACGTTAACGATAGTGGGTTTTGGCTGGTAGGTCAATATTTGGGAATTACCGAAAAAGAAACATTTAAATCTTGGACCGTTATGACTACCATCCTCGCTTTTACAGGATTTATTAGTGTTACCATAATCAGCCTTTTTCTATAAAAGAAAAAACCGTTCAGGGTCCTGAACGGTTTTTTAATATTGATATGAATTCGTATCTATTCTTCAGTCTTTACAACCAACCTGAAACCTTCTCCATGAATGTTTAAGATCTCAACATTCTCATCCTTCTTAAGGTATTTTCTAAGTTTTGCAATATACACGTCCATACTTCTGGATGTAAAATAGTTGTCATCCCTCCATATTTTAGTCAGAGCCAATTCCCTTGGCATTAGGTCGTTTTCATGTAAGGCCAACAAACGCAGTAATTCGTTTTCCTTTGGAGAAAGTTTTATAGCCTCATCGTCTTTATATTTTAAAAATCTAAGCTTAGAATTCAATTGGAACCCTCCAATGGTGAATTCGAATTTTTTACTATCTGCAAGTCCATTTGAAGCTTTTCTTTGCAAAATAGCCTTAAGTTTCATCAGCAATACTTCCGAATCGAATGGTTTGTTAAGATAATCATCGGCACCTGCCTTATATCCTTTAAGAACATCCTCTTTCATGGTTTTTGCGGTAAGGAAAACAATGGGCACATGCTCGTTCTTTTCCCTAATCTCCTTGGCTAAGGTAAAACCATCTTTGTAAGGCATCATGACATCCAAAATGCAAACGTCAAAATTATCTTTTTTAAATTTTTCGAAACCTTCCATTCCATTTTTTGCCAAGACAACATCAAAGTCGTTCATGGTCAAATAATCTTTAAGGACAATCCCAAAATTGGGATCATCTTCAACCAAAAGTATTTTCTTATTCGCTGTTTCCATATCCATATTTTAAATTAAAGGTAGTTTTATATAGAAAGTACTTCCTTTACCTCTTTCACTTTCTGCATAGACCTCACCTTGGTGATCTTCAATTATTCTTTTTACATAGGCTAACCCAAGGCCGTGACCCTTTACGTTGTGTATATCACCCGTATGTTCCCTATAAAATTTTTCAAATACCTTTTTCAGAACCGCTTTGCTCATTCCTGATCCCTGATCCTGTATTTTTATCACTATATAATTTTTCGCCAATTCCGTAAACACATCAATTTTTGGTGCGTCTGGCGAATATTTAATGGCATTGTCCAGAATATTGACAATAACATTGGTAAAGTGCATATCATTTGCCAAAACATCGGACCTTTCAGCGTCCAAATGTGTTTTTATATAACCGCCCCTATCACCGACAATTAACTCCACATGGGCAATGGCATCATCAATGATTTCATGGGCATCTATTCTGTCCTTACTAATATCCAGTTGATTTTTTTCGAGTTTTGAAATTCTCAACACGTTCTCTACCTGGGCATGCATCCTTTTGTTCTCGTCCCTTATCATCTGAAGGTAGCGCAATACTTTATCCTTATCATCTATGATCTTTGGATTTTTAATAGCCTCAACCGCTAAATTGATGGTAGCGATAGGCGTTTTAAATTCATGAGTCATATTATTGATAAAATCTGACTTGATCTCAGAGATTTGTTTTTGTTTAATCAATTGATATATGGCACTTGAATAGGCCACTACTATTACCAGTGTAAACACCAAGGATAATATTGCCATTCCAAGAATTGAACTGATCAAGAACTTTTTCTTTTTAGGAAAAGATATCAAAAGGGAAAAATCTGTTGCCCCTTCACTATCTCCAAATATGGGGGCTTCATACAATGTACTCCCTACAAATTTAAATTTCCTAGACCTTATTTTGGTTGGAAGTCCTTTACTATATACCCCGTATTCATAGTCTATGTCTATTCCTCGGTTATGTAGCTCCCTATCCAAAATCAATTCTATTTCCTGTTTGGAAACCCGCTTGTGTATAGGGACTGTTTTGGCATATTCCCTAAAAACATCATCAAATTGAGCCTTTTCAATAGAGGAAAGGCCTCCAATCTTTTCCAAGGTTTGAACCGGACTTAATTTAAATCCCTTCCCGTCCAAACCATAGTCTTCCCGAAAAATTGTTTTTGTACGTTTGCTCGTAAAATTTTTCAGGGTCGTACTATCTGAACTTATGTCATTGTCAAAGAACGTGGATGCAATGTTGTAATCCTCTTCTAAAATTCCATGGGAATAAAAGAGTACTTCATTGGAATTGACATCTCTATCTACAAAAAAGAAATTCCTAAAATGTGAATCCTTGGGTTTGCCAAGACTGTCTTTAAGGTTCACGTACCTATCCGAGTAGTCCTTTATCTCCCTGTCCTCTATCTTCTCCGTCGCCTTGGTTAAAACCTCAGAAACCGCATTTGAAAACTGCTCCTCTTTATCATCTACTGACTTTTTTATCCAATATCCTTGGACAAAAATAATGCCCACAAGGGACAGACTCATCAGGATA encodes the following:
- the miaA gene encoding tRNA (adenosine(37)-N6)-dimethylallyltransferase MiaA, giving the protein MADKWLISIVGPTGIGKTSLAIKLAQYFETEIISADSRQFFKEMTIGTAVPSKEELGAIKHHFIQNISIFDEYSVGDFERDAIALLHGLFKKKNIVIMVGGSGLYIDVVTKGLDKFPEVDPNIRTELNKLLEEQGITVLQEQLSNLDPVYFNKVDTENPHRLIRALEICLGTGKPFSAFLKQKKVKRDFKTISIGIDAERHVIYERINQRVDLMVEAGLVDEVRTLEPHKSFNALQTVGYRELFKYFEGDWTLDFAILEIKKNTRRFAKRQLTWFKKNENTIWVDYQEDLPSVVGKIKQKFKI
- a CDS encoding gluconokinase — its product is MDKTSKYVLFVMGVSGSGKSTIGKLLATALDYPFFDGDNFHPDYNIKKMASGKPLNDKDRYEWLLTLNELAKNHVAKGAVIACSALKESYRDLLQKNIDTKVHYIYLKGSFEEVLERLQERKGHYMPQELLQSQFEALSPPKNAIVVDIKEQPQKIVDTILIALEK
- a CDS encoding GntP family permease → MESQLILAVILGIAVLLFLILKLKINAFIALLIGSIIVGISAGLDAEQIMRTVQEGMGNTLGFVATVVGLGAMFGAILEYSGGAKTIANFMISKFGVQRAPLAMVISGFLIAIPVFFDVAFIILVPMIYALQRKTGKSLLLYAIPLLAGLAITHAFIPPTPGPIAVANIIGAELGWVILIGFIVGIPTALASGLLFGKYIAKRVHVEAPKEIEKGEETDLPHIGITLWIISVPIFLILLNTVSNSDLMALENKSILNGISLVGHPFTALIIANILAWYFFGIKRGFSREKLFKITSKSLEPAGTIILLTGAGGVFKQVLTNTGAGELLATSLSNAGIPLLAFAFISAAIVRIIQGSSTVAMITAAGLVAPLMANTTLSGPQLGCMVIAIASGASIFSHVNDSGFWLVGQYLGITEKETFKSWTVMTTILAFTGFISVTIISLFL
- a CDS encoding response regulator transcription factor, whose translation is METANKKILLVEDDPNFGIVLKDYLTMNDFDVVLAKNGMEGFEKFKKDNFDVCILDVMMPYKDGFTLAKEIREKNEHVPIVFLTAKTMKEDVLKGYKAGADDYLNKPFDSEVLLMKLKAILQRKASNGLADSKKFEFTIGGFQLNSKLRFLKYKDDEAIKLSPKENELLRLLALHENDLMPRELALTKIWRDDNYFTSRSMDVYIAKLRKYLKKDENVEILNIHGEGFRLVVKTEE
- a CDS encoding sensor histidine kinase → MNKKLFVLLVILMSLSLVGIIFVQGYWIKKSVDDKEEQFSNAVSEVLTKATEKIEDREIKDYSDRYVNLKDSLGKPKDSHFRNFFFVDRDVNSNEVLFYSHGILEEDYNIASTFFDNDISSDSTTLKNFTSKRTKTIFREDYGLDGKGFKLSPVQTLEKIGGLSSIEKAQFDDVFREYAKTVPIHKRVSKQEIELILDRELHNRGIDIDYEYGVYSKGLPTKIRSRKFKFVGSTLYEAPIFGDSEGATDFSLLISFPKKKKFLISSILGMAILSLVFTLVIVVAYSSAIYQLIKQKQISEIKSDFINNMTHEFKTPIATINLAVEAIKNPKIIDDKDKVLRYLQMIRDENKRMHAQVENVLRISKLEKNQLDISKDRIDAHEIIDDAIAHVELIVGDRGGYIKTHLDAERSDVLANDMHFTNVIVNILDNAIKYSPDAPKIDVFTELAKNYIVIKIQDQGSGMSKAVLKKVFEKFYREHTGDIHNVKGHGLGLAYVKRIIEDHQGEVYAESERGKGSTFYIKLPLI